A region of the Heteronotia binoei isolate CCM8104 ecotype False Entrance Well chromosome 9, APGP_CSIRO_Hbin_v1, whole genome shotgun sequence genome:
TAGAATATTAGCAAACATCACACAAGTTATTTGTTTAAAAGCAGATAAATAGCACCCTCCCTTTTCCTAGAAGGATTTAAAAGGAGCAGTAACGTAAAATGAAATAAGATCACAAAGGGTGATTGCTGGGcgtgtttggggtgggggatgggagagAATGAAGTAACCGCATATAAAGTCTCTTTTTCCAAGTAATCAAACTTCTGAATTTTACGCAGAAGATGAATGTCCAGGGAATAAGAGCCCACACCAACATGTTTCCTCCCTTGTGCTGCTGAGggtaacttttaaaaatgcagaagcAAAGCTAGTAAAAACCCAAGATGCTTTCAAGAGGGCAGATGTATGGGGGCAGTTAAAATCTACAAAATCTAAAGGTTTCCTAAGCTCCAGCAACTAAGTTGAAAGGTCCCTTTCCATACACCAAGACTTGATTAGCATTATATTGCACGGCCCGCATCTTACTCACTGTGCAACCAAAAGTTGCAGTTATTCCTTTTTATACAGCAACTGAAAATTTCACACTCCATCAACACACATTCAAGCTATTTTATCTTGGcaattaatttattattttttttccaggacACAGTGAAGCCTTGTTTTCAAGTCATTCATAACTTTATAAATCAGCCCTGCGCATGAAACCATACATCTGTGAACCGTAGAAAATCCTCGCCACTCAGGCGATTAAGCTCTTGACACCTTTGCTGATTAATAATCATGGAAAGAATAAGATCAGAAGCAAAATAAATGATCATTTAATAGAGAAACGCACAAAACAGCCCTTTAACTTACATATTCCATCATGTTATTCGATTCACATTTCCTTTTGCTTAGCCTCCAATGCAAGCACAGCTAGACAACggggagaaaaaggaggaagaaaaatgAGCTGTATTTTATCGCTGGCACAGAGACTAGCCCATTTGTCCACCTTTCATATTTTGCGTTCAACAAAAGCATCTGTTTCCATACTGTGCAATTCAGGCCCCAGCAGTATGAAGCTGCTCCCCGCGGCACTCACCTTGTGGTATAACCTATTGTTTTCCCATTCTAATAACTTCTCAATCGATCTTCGTGTCTggaagacaaatgagaaaggattTTATTCTTGAGTAGGTTTAGAAAAAAAACACTTTGTTTTGCAGCTGCTTTTgtggaggaaaggtggggggggggagaagaggtaCACAGGACACTGACTGAATACAGGGGTGGTCTTCCGTGCTATGAGTTCCCTTGTGTAGTTAAGATAGAAATGGCATATTTGCCTTAAGAAAGGGCATTACTAATACAAGGCAACAATAATACTTAAATGGCTAGCTGGCAAATTAACATAGACATCTACAAACATGAAGGTGTTACTGGTACTTTAACAGGGGTTTCATATAACTTGTAAGAACAGTTTTGCCCATTAATATTGCCAATGAGACAGACATAATGAAAGTCATGGGTCTAAGCCGCCTCAAACCCAAGTATCCGGAAACAAATAGGTATGGGACAGCTTCTGCATACAATTTATAGAAATACCAAACAGTATTCCATTCCAATTACAGTTTATACAAAACATAGTACCACAAATTTACAGATCAAGCGCACCTAGGGTTTGTATCTATAATTTTGGATCTGAATTGCTAAACAGATACacttggaatagtttgaaatccTTATGTTGATTTGTTTCTTGAAATCTAAATGCTGCTGTTTAAAGCATCTTGCACTAAAGCCTGCCCCTCGAAGACATagaccaattccacactagacctttaatcctggtttaactctgtcctcaaactgacattctacactagaatcacagaaaccaactctatgactctatgattttagcatagaatgtcagcttggggacagagctaaaccaggattaaaagtctagtgtgaaattggtctcagtGTCCCTATTTAGCTGCACTGACGTGCTGGAACTATACCCTGCTGTTTATGGTCACTTGGCTGCCATATCGTCGACCGCTCGCCAGTGAAATGGGATTTACTGGTCCTTGTGAACGAGAGGATAAATCAAGGCACCAGGTGTTGAGATGAGACCAGAGATGCAGGTGCAAAGGCATGGATCACTGAGCCTTGTGGCAAATTCAACTTCGTACAGCTGCAGCTTCCTTACAAggcaaagaaagggggggggggaggaggaggaggaggaggaggggtgggaagcaTCTTGCCCTTCCAACTCCTACTAAACAAGTGATGCTGCAAATGGCATTTTAAGGGAAGCAAGCCAGCAAGCTAGATTTGAGAAAGACTGCTATTAAAGTATTCTGCACTGCATATGTTCAgaaggcatatatatatatatctcacacACTCACATCATGCTTTCTTCTCACTTATAACAGCTACGAGAGGAGGAGACTGAACAATGGCTATTTGGAAAAGTCTTacgcaaaaaaatttaaaaaaaaaaactttcccatTATTTCAAAAACAGAAGAGATTCCAAAGAACTTTTGAAGCAGCTCTTAATAGCAATGTCTACATTATTACATCGGACTTTTAAAGCTCTGTTCCTTCTGGCTAatacttctccctctctcttctttcttcaaTGCTAAAGACAGTGCCTGCCCTCTAACAATGATCGGCAGACCTCACTTGTTTCTTTATAAAGATAGCCTTTTAGAgtctgcactccttttaaatgaaaATAGGGCAGCAGTTATGGTCACACTTTTGTTAATTTAGTTGCCAGTCAGCTCCAAATCAAAAGAAAATAAGGCTGCAGAGTGTAATTAACATTCAGTTCAGTCGTTTTTGTCCCTTGTCTAGCCCCCCAAGCTTTGTTAAAATTGCCATCTGAATGCTGAAGGCTGTAGGGAAATCGATTTGATTCTAATCGCACCATGAAAAGAACATGATCTAACTGCTTTCAGCCCTCCGTAAATCTGTACTAGGTCTTTAGCACAATGCAACTTCCAATTTAAAAAGCACTGAATGTCTCGTCAATGACTTtgtgaaggaaaaaaaagaacaagGAGCAGACATAAAAATTCCAATAGTTGTTTAAGCATTAAAGCTCATTTGCATCACAGCAAACCTGAAAAGGGCTGACCTCTCAAACCGCCTCTCAGGTCTATGAAGTTGTAGCCTTGACAAGCTCACATTGACAGAGCTCATTGACTCTGAAAGGCTACTCTATCAATGGTGAAAAATGGCAATAGGTTCTACTCCCGAGCGGGCATCTGCCTGCCCACCCGCTGCTAGACCAATGGCAAAACGGATTCAAAAAACGTGAAGCTACCTTATAATCTTCCTTGCCAAGAACCTTTTAAATAATAGATTGAGACTGCTGCACAATTTAAATTTCATTGCTTTCACGGAGgggaacagagggagggggggaataagATGGAAAAGAAACCAGCTTCCTAAATACTGGTACAATTAAAATACTTTGCAGGCCAAACAGAAACTGAATGCAGTGTGTAACAGGACACCTCAGAAGAGGCatccccttccctttttttttgttgGAACGAACATTTAATTACAGTTACTCCTACAAGAGTTATTTTAAATATTAAGTTGGATATGTTAGTTATTTTTAAGTCAACATTTGCTGTCCATCTTTTTCTCATTTGGGGACTAATATTAAACAGGAAGCATTCAAGTAGAAGACAAACCAGTTCCTTTCCTCAAAGTAAAATCATAACCCATTCTGTCTCCAAAGTTTAACGCCCATGACACTGAAAATACAACTCAATTCCCTACCGTGAATCCCCTAATTTTTGTAAAACATGGTTTTGTACATAAGGCTCacgatatatatattttttaaaaaaacctcaacaTCAACTGTGTAAAATGTGAAAGAAAGTTTAAATTAGCCATCACTGAGTACCTCTCAatctggtgggggaggaggggttgaatGAAAGAGCATCCCACGGTTCCCTACCCcaagcttccttctcccccacactTGACAGGTGAAAAAAAAGGGACTTGCACGTGGAGCTTAATTAATCACTGCACTTGACGTCTCAATGATTTACAGTGTGCAGCAGGTGAGAACAATCAAAACCCAAAAGGGACTCTTGATCTGAGTGCATCGTTCCCTGCACAACCGAGATGACAACCCCGCAGATTCTATCAAGAGCACACAGCAAGCCTACCGAGTATCTTATTTGCTCCGAGAAACAAAGCTCAAGCAAAACAGAGCAAATTAGGAGGATTTAAAACTCAACGTGGCAGTCATTGCTTCTTTCAAACTAACATTTAGCCAAAATTAAATTTCAGGATCAACACATACGGACACGTAGGAAATTAAGCTCAGTTATACAGGCCACCTTGAAAAGCAGAGAAGCATGACAAAGAAGCTACATGTAGGTATGATACACATGTAAATCTGTTAATGTTTACACAGAAATAAGTCTTATGGGGAGCCAGACCCAAGCATGTATTAACAGACTTGAGTTTCCCTCACCACTATTTATATTCTTGGATAAGAAAAAGGAGAACACTTAATGGGAAACCAGGGGAAACGAAATTACAGAAGTTAAAAACTGCATCTGAAGTCACATCAGTTAAAAACTGAACCTGGATTTAAATATTTACAGTTCTACAGAATACAATAATAGAAATTAATGCAATCCGTTAAAACTATAGGACTGATAATCACAATAGAAACATAATACAGTTCTACAGTTAAAAAGTGAATCTGGATTTAAATATTTACAGTTCTACATTGAAGGCAATTCTTAAATTAATGTAGAAATTTTAAACCAGATCACAAGATTTCCCAAAAATATCCTCTTTGCAAGGGTCAGTATGCGCCAGCAACTGTATTCAAATTTGGTGCAATCCATCTTTAGGAGTGCATGAAGGGGCTTACAATAATAGAAATAAATGAAATCCATTAAAACTATAGGCTCGATAATCACAACAGAGGTAATAATTAAAACCAAAAGGAGACAATGTACTAGGAACAACAATGAATTGATCATCAAAAATCCTCTAAAATAAACACACAGTGGTAGGTTAAAGCAATCAGTCTAACTACAAATCTAGGAGCCCAGGGGTCCACAACTGGGAAAAGGGGTCTATAAAAGCTGTATCCCAAATACCCATCAATAGGTTCCCAGCAAGTAGGCATGAGGGGGCTGGTATAGTGCTTAGGTGGATGCGGCACATACTCTGGACCAAAGCCATTCAAGGCTTTAAAGTTTAAATACAACACTTAGAATTGAGCCCAGAAACAAAATGGGAACCAGCACCATTGATGAAGCACTGGTCTTATTTACCACGATGGATATAATGTTCAACTCCAGCCATCAAAAGCCCACCCAAACCAAGAGGCCTTGCAAAAGATGCTCAAAGGCATTTTAGACACCACACATTTCCTACAGGGAAAGCATTGCTATTTAAGTATGAAGGTAGGGAGATTGGAAACGTGGTAGTGGGGATATTGTACTATACACAGAATTACACTGCGAGCAACTATGCACAACATTCTTCCACTGatataaaaaaaatcctgtttccCAACAGCAGGAGTAATTCTCaattcaggtaaacaaacagaacAAGCAAACATACATTAATCCCCAAGAAAATAAGTTAGGACCATGTGGCAGAAGTAAGCACTTTGGGTACATCCAAAGTTATGGTGAACTGATGAGTGACGTTCTCATTCAAGCAGCATTTGCTGAACAGGGACTGTTGCAAGGCAGCAAGATGTAAAACTCATGTGTGCAACAATGGCAAATTTCATTCACTACATGTACTTTTTTCTAGGATTGGCAAGACTTATCTTCTATGCAAACATGCATAAAAACATCAGCGTCCCAGGTAGCTTTAACTAGTTTCCTACAATGGAAGCATTTCCATGTGGAGGGGAAAATGTGGCACATGAGAAAGCCTTCAATATGAAGGCGACAATTCTCACAGATCTGTCGAAGAGAACACGTTAGCCTTtgtcctggcctttttctcaacttgTGAGTTTGCGTGGGGCAGGGAACAAGCAAGAAATGCACGGCCCTGCTAATCAGGGGGAAGAGCCACCTTGAGGAGCCCTGCACAAAAGAGAGGCAAGTGCTGAGTGCGGAATCGGTCTATGAAAAAGATGCATGGATTGGTTACTGGAATCTGGCCAGCCTACAATGAGGTATGGGGAAGTGGCAGATACCTTCTGAAGAGTTTAGGTCCATCAAGTAGGGTTTGTAATGAAACAAATGTTGAGAATGAGCCAAAAATTATACCTTTAGGAAATAAAAAACAGAATAGCAGGGGAAGCAAATCAACTCCATGCTATAATTGCACATATGTAGCTGCCAGAATTCAGACACTATGAAATGTTGAGCAAAATCATGTGGGCTATGAAGTTAACGGAAGATACAAGACTGGTGTACAGAGGTTTAGTTTTACATTCCGGGATATCCCTGGCGCATGCGATGGCATCTGATATCACtcccactttccaatatataggccAGATGGACTGACATTCCAGCTGTATCTGaagcagtgagcagtgactcatgaaagctcctaccctacaCCACACATttttgttactctttaaggtgttactgaactcttactcttttctactgctgcagacattGACACATTCTGAGGTAACCTAACAACTCTTTTGAATATAACCTTGAAGTTCCTTTCTGTCATTTTTCTGGCTTTACATGCCTTTGCTGAAAACTGCGCTCTCACGCTGCAAGACACATTTCCTTGAAATAATGTTGAGGCACAACAGTATTACAAATTGCTCGGCTAAGGCAACTCAAGCTGCCTTCCTCTGTTTATCCGCTGACTACACTTTAGCAGACAAGTAAAAATAGTGTCATTTTACAACGAATGACAGGATGGGTTGTCTGTTTCCCATGCTACCGTTTTAACTTGaatttttatttgatttctgattttattatattgtaagcCATTTTAAGAATTATAAGGCAGCAGACGAATCAGAACATGAAGATTTCATCCGTTGCTAATTTTCATCTGTAGAGAACAAAGAATCCTTTTCAGACAGGTAACTTAAGATGGAGCTATGAGGCAAACACAGGGCTCCAAATGCCATATGCTAGATCTAGTGGGATTGTTCCATTAATAGTAGTGCTTTTCTCCTGTTCATGGAGTATTCTCCTAATTCAAGAGACCTGAAAGTGGAAACAGCACACCTGCAGAGGGAATCTGCAGAGAGGAGATAACACATAACCATTCAGCCACCCACTGGTTATAAAACCCAAAACATACTCCATAACATTTAATGCATTTTCTCTCAGCTGGACTCAAACTGAAACTAGGAGGCAGGGGCtaatggggaagaagaagaggctgATTTATTCATGGAAATAACAGACACAGAATAGGTTAAGAAAATTCTGTCTGGGAATTCTGTCCCAAAGTGCTGTAACCAGCATGGGGGCAGCACAGGCAGCGCCCCCATCAATCTGGCTGCACCTCCTATCATTCGGCAGTATCCCCACCCCAATCTCCCCATCGAAGAATAAAATTTGGTGTGATAGCACCAATAAAGTCCGGCTGGCTTTCCCCAACCCTGCCCTACACCATACCCTTCTCCCAAAAGGTAAGCTTGCGGCAAGCAAGCTGAGCTGGGTACACAGTTAGGGCAGCAAGCAAACCAAGGATCGAATCACACAACTCCTCACCACCTGAATCCACCTGTTCCTTGCCTTCCTGGCTCACTGCCCTGCCCCACTGGTGCAACCGGACAAGCTGGTGGAGGCTGGGGACCagaggtaattttgtagaaaaagaagtgccagagctactaacataacttatttgcatatgccatacacccctgacatcactaaaaggagtattaaattatatcagctcaggatgttccttaaaacgcttcttgaaatataatggtcataataaaacctcactcccatcatacttttgaaatcactttctcctatgcggccacagtggcatgatgaagatatccatctgtctgctttatatgttttggatatttccccttttttgtggggggaaatattagaaagtttgtcaaatcttaaaagagttcagcaaaattctcacagggggtttgaacagtggagcccagaagcaagttgggAAGGggagtgtaagaaagaaagagcacaataaaatttagaggttctagagctccactcctgtgagctcctgcccaaaatgagccctgctgggGACCCAAAGGAAATGGATGTGTATCTTGCAAGTCTCATGGAATCCGGATGCTTAAGGACTCGCTGAACAGTTTGAAAACAGTttacttctctccttccttctcaccTGCTAGCCACCACTTCTTCTTTTCCCCTTCGcactttttcttttccttattcTGCCCTGCCTGCCAGCTGAGCCTCCTGTCGAGCCTCACTCAGGACTTGGAGAGAATGGAAACTACTGCTGTTGCCACCAGCCTCCTTCTTTGATTTTTAGAGACTTCACCCTGGATTTGTTCCCCTGCATTGATTCTTTAACATTCTCTTTACAGCCACTGTACTCTGCATGACAGAATCAGATATCCCATATAAAATTCACTGCCAGCAGTGGGAACTTATGTCATCAAGCAAACATTGTTCTTTATCACAGCAATTGGCTCTTCCAGTTCCCTTAATTTAATTAACGTTAACTgaattctttccttccttctcacctGCTAGCCACCACTTCTTCTTTTCCCCTTCCCACTTCTTCTTTTCCTTATTctgccctgcctgcctgctgaGCCTccttgggagggacagtggctcagtggtacagcatctgcttgggaagcagaaggtcccaggttcaatccctggcatctccaaaaaagggttcaagcaaataggtgttaaaatcctcagcttgagaccctggagagcagctgttaatctgagaagacaatactgactttgatggaccaagggtctgattcagtataaggcagcttcatatgttcatatgaattagcgccccctccagaaaaaaaacccaaagcttgCTACAGGCCTGCCTACAAATGGCCCTTCATTCTTGGGTATGTGGGGATTGGGAACACACATTTGCCAAGCTAAATTTAAAAATAAGGCATATACCCTGAAAATAAAATTGTGCAACAGAATTCTTTCAAATGACTGCACTGCAGTAAGATAGCAAGTAAGGGTTTCAGTATTTTAAAGCAGAACATTATGTCTGGGGATTCCATATAGTATATTTATACACTTTTGCACAGTATGAAGTATTTCACTGTAAAAACTGATCTGATTTTACAAATCTTGAAAAACAGCCCATGAGGAAGAGCCTGTGGGAATCAAGATGTATGTTTTGCACTGAAACATTTTCCCCCTGAGAATGTCTGCACTTTTCTGTTGTGGTCTAAAGTTGTGGATTTCTGGGAAGTATCTGCATTCTAGACTCCAACCACAAACCAGCAGCGACCACAATGCACCAGTACCATATTAATCAAAACATGCATTCTAGCAGGAAGTTCGCAGCATTAGCAGCTGCAGAAAACTTTTGGAAAGCAGATCAACCAAACACAGACGCCGCCAGGAGCGAACTCGGAAAGGTTTAAATGACAAGCCACGTAACAAGAAGTGCCATCTCACTTACTCTTTTACTGAGGCAAATCACCGGCCACAAACTACAACCTAAAGTGCAGCAGCAGCACAGGCAGCCACAGAGGAGCCATCGGACATTCACTGGAAGATTCTTCTTAAGACAGCCGTTCACTCTGCTGATGCTGGCTTTAAATTCCTCTGGTGCAACCTTGGAAAAAAGAACAAGAGGTCACGGAACAGCGACAGGTATACTTCTAACGTTCAATGATGAACACTACATGCTTCTCTTTTTTTTGGCCTCTTCAAATCAACGTAAGCTGACTTAAACTATACATTTAGCCAGTTTAGTTTGGTTTCGTAGCTACTTACTTTTCCTGTTAACGACGAAGGAAATTCTGCTTCAAATTTGTTGCTCAGCCCAaaactaaacaaaataaaatggaCACAGGTTATCAGACCACCTGAAGCAACGTAGGGATATTCACATTTCTTTGGCAATCAAGTTCACTGCAGAACAGTGCCTCATGTGTAAACTGGACACGTCAGGAAGTTGCATTCAGGGTTTCATTGCATGAATTCATAAGCAATGGGGAGGTTTGATGGTACCCTACCATTATATGTGGCTACGGGTGGTGCATTTCATTGGCACATACCATGTACCACCAATGGAAAAGCCTCTgcactgatgtaacccttaaTTGCAAATGGTGGTTGGATACAACCCTTTGTCTCTTTTCCACACTAGACATCATTTTAGCAAACACCAGTACAGTCAAAACAGGATAGAcggatgaagatgatgaagaagaagatattggatttatatcccgccctccactccgaagagtctcagagcggctcacaatctcctttaccttcctcccccacaacagtcatcctgtaaggtgggtggggctggagagggctctcacagcagctgccctttcaaggacaacctctgccagagctatggctgacccaaggccatgctagcaggtgcaagtggaggagtggggaatcaaaccccccagataagagtccgcacacttaaccactacaccaaaccagttaTGAAGTGGCTCTAAATGGAACACAGTTACTGATCCATTTGGAAAGTTTAAGACTGAAGAAGGAGTGTATgtcttaaagtttttttaaaaaatttgcatGGGTTAAATGAAGTGAATTCTGATACTCAAACAGCAAGCAAGGATTCCAAAAGAACAAAACAAGACTTGGAGATCTTCAGCACTTTTTAAAGACACAAACTCATTAAGGTTCCACAAAAACCATAGCGTTAATGCTTTTGCAACTTTTGAGCCTCCATACACTTCCCACCTAACCCTCCTATATCAGTTTGTCTATGAGATTCCAGATTCATTTCCATAGCACCAGATGCTGCACCTACAAAAATGCAAGCATAACTGCCATGTTCTCCCCATACATTCTGCCAACTGCAGATCCCACCCTGAGCACAGTAAAAGGAAAGATAGCTCATGAACCCATTATTCAGctcattatttatttcattaagatttatatcccacccattctgtgaagactcaaggcagctaacaacataaaataaaaagaggCAATATTAGTAAACAGTATTAAAACTATAACAATACAACAATCAAAATAAAATCACAGTGGTGCTATTACATCTATTATAGGTAGGATCACATGGTGTCATCCTCTCTCCAAGGCCATCGAATCCTAGGCAGTTGGTAGTAATACAAGGTAAGTCCAGGTGGGGTGGCAACCCTCTCCCATTTAGATGTCATATGGCATCCAGAACAATTCaggcttacaggccctgtggaactgtgataagtcctgcagggccctgatggcttccgGGAGGTTGTTCCAGCTTACTGGGGCTGCCATAGAGAAGGTTCTGGCTCTGGTGGAATTTAACCTAgtctcttttagcccagggacaatcagaagattttgagaacttgatcgaagtgctctctggggaacatgtggggcaaggtgcTCCCACATTGCATTTCTATCGCTTAGATTTCCTGTGCCCACCTCGCTTCAAAAAAGAAAGCCTCTAGAGATGTGCAATTATCTGTCAGTGTGGTGCAGGAGAGGAGCTCATTTGCAGTATGCCCCTCCATGTAAAACGTCTGAAGGGGAACATGCTCCAGCAAACATACAACCAGGAGCAGAAGTGAACAGCAATTCTGTAATACATGCTTTACTGCCCACCTGTGTTTTCACAGGCAGCGTTCTCCACCTTCACACAAGGAACACTCTCAGTTGTACTAACTGCCAATTAGCTTCCAATCCAATTTAATGAGCTGGTCATTGCCTTTAAAACCCAGAGAGGTCATGGGACCCTTTGCCTGAAGGTTACCTTCCACCTACATGAACCTGGATACTCAGACAATCTAGGTGAGCCTGCTACACATTCCATCAATTCAGGAAATGTGACTGCAATCGTCTATACCACGTCTTTGAAATGCTCTGCTAAGTTCTCCGTGTTCATATCTCCTTTCCTTAAGAAGCAAGTTACAGTATTCTGCTGAGTCTGAGCTGTTTTTCTGCTCATCTTTGTTGTTCATGTTGTGGTTCTACTATCCTTTGTGTTGTTTTACTGTTATGATTATGGATCAATACTACTGAATTTTATTGTAAATGCCTTAAGACAGCTACATTTATAAGCACAAAAGTACATTCTAATACAGAGTCAATGTGGGAAACGAACTGCACTCATATACTTAGCCAGAAATTGTGGACATAAGATTAATAAGCGCATTCTAAAGAGTCCTTCAGCCATTCTACTGTACACATATCCTAGGTGGCTTACCAAAGAAAACCTGCAGTTGAAGACATTActacttttttttagaaaaaaaatgaaagttgTGGGTTCTTTAGTATGAGCATACCTATAAGCATATATATCTATGGATAGTTATATAATACTTCAAAAGATGCAGAGAACTCTAAATATCAGGCAAGGAATACCTAGATTAGACTATTTTTGAAAGATACCAAAATGATAGGAATCAGGGCTACTGTATGCATACCCATTTCCCCCCTGTCATTGCCCTatcccctccccaggttccatcaatTAGGCTATACCCTTCAGTCACACCCAAGCTGTTAATGAGGGCATGAACAGAACATCTGAAGAGTGGGCCAAGGAGCTTCAGCACAACCTCTGGAAGTAATCATGTCATCCTTAACCATAAGTGACTCCGCAAGGTCAAGCGGCCGCCTTCGAAATATCTTAAGCTCTTAGGGCATGTGTTATTCTCTCATCTTGACCTCCCCTCTTTCTAGTAGTCAAAAAAGTCTGACCTTTTGCTCCCAAGAACACAATTAACTGTGGAGAAGAGATTATACCATAAAAAAGAATCATAATGAACCATGATGGCCTGATAATTAGCCACTAATAACTCCCATGCAGAGAATAGGCACACAGGAATTCCAGACAAGCACTCTAAAAGAGTGTTAATATATGTGCAAGACTTCAGGAAATGATGATGGTTTTCCAAATTTAGTTGTCCTATCAAATCCAGGATGACTGCACAAAACTTTATGGTGCAAGATGCTTAATACACAGCTTGGAACACTTAGGCCTTGTCTCCTTACTGACAGGAATGTCCACATCTTAAGGTATTTTCATAATAACCAATATGAAAGatgaaaaaagtttttaaagataaaatagGTCCCATGAAACAGATCTCATTTTAAGctcgattttttaaaaagcaaccttGATGGGGGTTTTTTAAATCAGTATGTCTCAAAAATAATTCACAGCCTTCTAAATATAAGTtctaaaaagtgcagaaaaaagtATTTTACTTTTCAGTCAAGTACTTATTATTGCAGCAGTCCTGAATATTTACAGCTATTGATGCAAGAGCAATGGATGCATGGATAAAATGCACTACAATATGAGAGGTGGCCACAAGGAGAATAAGGCAACATTACCTCCTTCTCCCACTTGCAGCTCATGCCTAGGGGGAAAAGAGGCGATTTTACCCATTCTTTCTTCCCACAGCCCCTCGTGCTGTGATTCATCTTGCTCATCAGCATCCCCAAACTTGAGAGAGCATTTATAGGAGGACACAGAGCAGGGAAGACCTGCTGCACCAGCTCCTTCAATGAGCTTTTCTGCTGAATCTAATCCcatgtaaaaacaggttgcttacctgtaactgatgatcttcaagtggccATCTGTggagtcacacacatgggtcttatGCTGAGTCACAACCCCTAGCTCGGAGATACAAAAGCT
Encoded here:
- the CHIC2 gene encoding cysteine-rich hydrophobic domain-containing protein 2; protein product: MADFDEIYEEEEDEERALEEQLLKHSPDPVVVRGSGHVTVFGLSNKFEAEFPSSLTGKVAPEEFKASISRVNGCLKKNLPVNVRWLLCGCLCCCCTLGCSLWPVICLSKRTRRSIEKLLEWENNRLYHKLCLHWRLSKRKCESNNMMEYVILIEFLPKTPIFRPD